One Zeugodacus cucurbitae isolate PBARC_wt_2022May chromosome 3, idZeuCucr1.2, whole genome shotgun sequence genomic region harbors:
- the LOC105217198 gene encoding uncharacterized protein LOC105217198 isoform X1 — protein sequence MEQKNPNAHNTSDEQYDTAESSPTRDSTADPCRLSWFVVRNDPLYVEQFGQYYTIHAMDLIDPDYANAYIDNIVSYHIGDAAVTGKVLAVADDIKLLERSMHDWLEDDRKKLPLFKSNLFVQYRPVPNRLVHKILHESETVPMSSSQDPRVSSKDVFVRDGIKMCQAMVVTRNDNINVLISELTKVNVNVSERIRGTYEQPMDLDKDARTEPKDNPWILVQYSHSVRDCVYAIMSYDDTTKLENNAYPGLQTYLSIGNQIYQAIILHKSCNRNEVTEAMNNIAASCLVSIYPHWNDVEYRNSEIEKHERLDIYSKDCLESIEIFDADVKKCEQVNEVITQEAASINRLFKYIEQTETQMVDVLHKAKQINERKQHDCFKL from the exons ATGGAGCAAAAAAATCCAAATGCACACAATACCAGCGATGAACAGTACGACACCGCCGAGTCGAGCCCAACACGCGATTCAACCGCTGATCCCTGTCGCTTGTCGTGGTTTGTTGTGAGAAACGATCCACTTTATGTGGAGCAATTTGGccaatattatacaatacacgCCATGGATCTAATAGATCCCGATTATGCCAATGCATATATCGACAATATAGTGAGCTACCATATTGGCGATGCGGCAGTGACTGGCAAAGTGTTGGCCGTTGCCGATGATATCAAGCTGCTGGAGCGTAGTATGCACGACTGGCTCGAGGATGATCGCAAGAAATTGCCACTATTCAAATCGAATTTATTCGTACAATATCGGCCAGTGCCAAATCGTTTGGTGCACAAAATATTGCATGAGAGCGAGACGGTGCCCATGTCGTCATCGCAAGATCCTAGAGTTAGCTCCAAGGATGTTTTCGTGCGCGACGGCATCAAGATGTGTCAAGCCATGGTGGTGACACGTAACGATAATATTAATGTGTTAATAAGTGAGTTGACTAAGGTGAATGTCAATGTATCGGAAAGGATCCGTGGAACTTACGAACAACCG atGGATCTCGACAAGGATGCCAGAACCGAGCCCAAAGACAATCCATGGATACTGGTACAGTATAGCCATAGTGTACGCGATTGTGTTTACGCAATTATGAGCTATGACGATACAACCAAACTGGAGAACAACGCCTATCCAGGCTTACAGACATATCTGTCGATTGGAAATCAAATCTATCAGGCcataattttacacaaatcttgCAATCGTAACGAAGTGACAGAGGCAATGAATAACATTGCGGCATCATGTTTGGTCTCCATATATCCACATTGGAATGATGTGGAGTATCGCAATTCCGAGATTGAGAAG CATGAGCGTTTAGACATCTATAGTAAAGACTGTTTGGAGAGCATTGAGATTTTCGATGCAGACGTGAAGAAGTGTGAGCaagtaaatgaagttataaCACAGGAAGCGGCGTCAATCAATAGACTATTCAAGTACATCGAACAAACCGAAACCCAAATGGTCGACGTACTGCATAAGGCAAAACAGATAAATGAGCGAAAACAACATGACTGTTTCAAGCTGTAA
- the LOC105217197 gene encoding uncharacterized protein LOC105217197, protein MATKHAKCMRCLVWQTALRHWEEFRTILLKKIQLKIRRLYALINELKRQYKLLKEPDVEMTKAYQVAGYYHEVAMHATVRRIRNKSKYLVNEEQNVESIDKKEEFGIATLIEYICTGEDSQDEFEQENSELNIDPPAKPANGSGADEHGQRGSGSSASTTKGTGADEQSASSSTSSAPKEKYTGTKPKNVKRLQRNCELVSASNIQVPHVIENLKHATAVLDLSLRRYNDADDEKTMKNGQINDRKKDVIRNTTDGNWKICGPTPPPWKKEPPPDRRLDDAGDNGKVCRDKHDDDDDKVIIPLPSNEKEPVPLDLSGDAGDNGKVCRDKHDDDDDKVIIPLPRNEKEPVPLDLSMKKFWLGEEPIGPKLSMIPELPPEFESKVDYALSFLDSYSNLHTEMETLSSLDPTMRKSIKTAMQEELQKHLDKNQFLMNGVEWVKLGKYKTKIKKRILCDVDWTLSGIEITRHLLVHIFGVKTLETHNLTGNGYTQLAEDMPIAEMSILDEHAVRDLEEFLFIMKGQPSGLTRDIIDDTCELLYNEKLETAQEEKEKKLKKQKQKKARKPQRKYGRRR, encoded by the exons ATGGCAACCAAGCATGCGAAGTGTATGCGCTGTCTCGTATG GCAAACGGCGCTACGACATTGGGAGGAGTTCCGcacaattttattaaagaaaatacaattaaaaatccGCAGATTGTATGCACTGATTAACGAGTTGAAGAGACAGTATAAATTGTTGAAGGAACCCGATGTCGAGATGACTAAAGCTTACCAGGTTGCTGGTTACTATCATGAGGTAGCAATGCACGCTACCGTTAGAAGGATCAGAAATAAGTCTAAATATTTAGTGAATGAAGAGCAAAATGTTGAAAGTATTGACAAGAAAGAAGAGTTCGGAATCGCCACACTTATTGAGTATATTTGTACCGGCGAGGATAGTCAAGATGAGTTCGAACAAGAAAATAGCGAATTAAATATCGACCCGCCTGCGAAACCTGCAAATGGCAGTGGAGCAGATGAGCATGGACAACGAGGTAGCGGCTCGTCTGCGTCAACCACAAAGGGCACTGGAGCAGATGAGCAAAGCGCGTCAAGTAGCACTTCGTCTGCGCCAAAAGAAAAGTATACGGGCACTaaaccaaaaaatgtcaaacgcCTACAAAGAAACTGTGAGTTGGTGAGTGCCAGCAACATACAAGTTCCACACGTGATCGAAAATTTGAAACATGCTACAGCCGTTCTAGATTTATCGCTAAGAAGATATAATGATGCTGATGACGAAAAAACCATGAAAAACGGACAAATAAATGACAGGAAAAAGGACGTGATTCGCAATACTACTGATGGTAATTGGAAAATTTGTGGGCCTACACCGCCACCATGGAAAAAAGAACCACCACCCGATCGGCGCCTTGACGATGCTGGTGATAATGGCAAGGTCTGTCGTGATAagcatgatgatgatgatgacaaaGTGATCATACCACTACCAAGTAATGAAAAAGAACCAGTCCCCCTGGATCTTTCCGGCGATGCTGGTGATAATGGCAAGGTCTGTCGTGATAagcatgatgatgatgatgacaaaGTGATCATACCACTACCACGTAATGAAAAAGAACCAGTCCCCCTGGATCTTTCCATGAAAAAATTCTGGCTGGGAGAGGAACCTATTGGGCCTAAGCTATCTATGATACCTGAGCTACCGCCTGAATTCGAATCAAAAGTCGACTATGCTTTAAGTTTTTTAGATTCGTATTCCAATTTACATACTGAAATGGAAACGCTTTCGAGTTTAGATCCAACAATGCGTAAAAGTATCAAAACAGCCATGCAAGAAGAATTACAGAAACACCTCgataaaaatcagtttttgaTGAATGGTGTGGAGTGGGTTAAACTCGGTAAATATAagacgaaaataaaaaagagaattCTGTGTGATGTGGATTGGACTTTAAGTGGTATTGAGATAACACGACATTTGCTGGTGCATATCTTCGGTGTGAAAACGCTTGAAACGCACAATCTAACAGGCAATGGATATACACAACTGGCAGAAGATATGCCAATTGCAGAAATGTCAATATTAGACGAACACGCTGTTAGGGATCTTGAAGAGTTTCTGTTTATTATGAAGGGTCAACCGTCAGGGCTTACTAGAGACATTATTGACGACACATGTGAGTTGCTTTATAACGAAAAACTTGAAACAGcccaagaagaaaaagaaaaaaaattgaaaaagcaaaaacagaaaaaggCGAGAAAACCTCAAAGGAAATATGGACGTAGAAGATAA
- the LOC128919780 gene encoding uncharacterized protein LOC128919780 has protein sequence MASNNNQFNNFNQAIMDNKENLAPSTSFGAKRQRTAIANFSIPVNDAGEFFDVTEHFTGNIECKTRLKVERTVGTGLFTDLEQLATENGGQLLMAQQPQPKLNFNMNFLPHIRKMNTKQLLDLTRSTDTIQARLSTSFLGLDTPNVTPQKCEMPTGVNTSSAMVNSGIASTIARPFGAQPMTDIAVQVLTSQLPKPIAIIQPSTNNNFSLKRELPVDIPSSSNAVNIGEMQQSKKLKKTVPLMTDLVRKYIEKHTIIENGTELVKIGRNGTTLQKQILEEINWNGTGAAITRKLLTCIFDRETLATHTISGRPSPAFLDVNKPRKGQLNPLILSDLIEFMAFSKRTTPREVKIAVSTKCADECKQYRRQEAAASTSAQIRSTLETMQF, from the coding sequence atggcTTCTAACAATAACcaattcaataatttcaatCAGGCTATTATGGATAATAAGGAGAATCTGGCACCGTCAACAAGCTTTGGCGCAAAGAGACAACGAACCgcaattgcaaatttttcaattccagTGAATGATGCCGGAGAATTCTTCGATGTAACGGAACATTTTACAGGCAACATTGAGTGCAAAACTAGGTTGAAGGTTGAACGCACAGTGGGAACAGGACTATTTACCGACCTTGAACAGTTGGCGACAGAAAATGGTGGGCAGCTGCTAATGGCACAACAGCCACAACCAAAGTTAAATTTCAATATGAATTTCCTACCTCATATTCGGAAGATGAATACCAAACAGCTACTGGATTTGACAAGATCCACCGATACCATACAAGCAAGACTAAGCACTTCGTTTCTGGGTCTGGATACCCCAAATGTGACACCACAAAAGTGCGAAATGCCGACTGGCGTTAACACATCATCAGCTATGGTGAATTCTGGTATAGCTTCGACAATTGCTAGACCATTTGGCGCACAACCGATGACAGATATTGCAGTACAAGTGCTGACATCGCAATTACCAAAACCAATCGCAATCATCCAGCCATCAACCAAtaacaatttttcattaaagCGCGAATTACCTGTTGACATTCCATCCTCATCTAACGCTGTTAATATCGGGGAAATGCAACAAAGTAAGAAACTTAAGAAAACAGTACCACTTATGACCGATTTGGTCAGAAAGTACATCGAAAAGCATACCATAATTGAAAATGGTACAGAATTAGTAAAGATCGGCAGGAATGGCACCACATTGCAGAAACAAATTTTAGAAGAGATAAACTGGAACGGCACAGGAGCGGCCATAACACGTAAATTATTGACATGCATATTTGATAGGGAAACGCTAGCCACACACACAATATCCGGCAGACCATCGCCAGCCTTTTTGGATGTGAATAAACCGCGGAAAGGTCAGCTGAATCCGTTGATCCTAAGTGATCTAATTGAGTTTATGGCATTTTCGAAACGTACGACGCCACGTGAAGTGAAAATCGCCGTTTCAACGAAATGTGCAGACGAATGCAAACAGTATCGTCGACAGGAAGCAGCTGCTTCAACCTCAGCTCAGATCAGGTCGACACTAGAAACCATgcaattttga
- the LOC105217198 gene encoding uncharacterized protein LOC105217198 isoform X2 gives MEQKNPNAHNTSDEQYDTAESSPTRDSTADPCRLSWFVVRNDPLYVEQFGQYYTIHAMDLIDPDYANAYIDNIVSYHIGDAAVTGKVLAVADDIKLLERSMHDWLEDDRKKLPLFKSNLFVQYRPVPNRLVHKILHESETVPMSSSQDPRVSSKDVFVRDGIKMCQAMVVTRNDNINVLISELTKVNVNVSERIRGTYEQPMDLDKDARTEPKDNPWILVQYSHSVRDCVYAIMSYDDTTKLENNAYPGLQTYLSIGNQIYQAIILHKSCNRNEVTEAMNNIAASCLVSIYPHWNDVEYRNSEIEKINRNLRRELFAELPFDMVD, from the exons ATGGAGCAAAAAAATCCAAATGCACACAATACCAGCGATGAACAGTACGACACCGCCGAGTCGAGCCCAACACGCGATTCAACCGCTGATCCCTGTCGCTTGTCGTGGTTTGTTGTGAGAAACGATCCACTTTATGTGGAGCAATTTGGccaatattatacaatacacgCCATGGATCTAATAGATCCCGATTATGCCAATGCATATATCGACAATATAGTGAGCTACCATATTGGCGATGCGGCAGTGACTGGCAAAGTGTTGGCCGTTGCCGATGATATCAAGCTGCTGGAGCGTAGTATGCACGACTGGCTCGAGGATGATCGCAAGAAATTGCCACTATTCAAATCGAATTTATTCGTACAATATCGGCCAGTGCCAAATCGTTTGGTGCACAAAATATTGCATGAGAGCGAGACGGTGCCCATGTCGTCATCGCAAGATCCTAGAGTTAGCTCCAAGGATGTTTTCGTGCGCGACGGCATCAAGATGTGTCAAGCCATGGTGGTGACACGTAACGATAATATTAATGTGTTAATAAGTGAGTTGACTAAGGTGAATGTCAATGTATCGGAAAGGATCCGTGGAACTTACGAACAACCG atGGATCTCGACAAGGATGCCAGAACCGAGCCCAAAGACAATCCATGGATACTGGTACAGTATAGCCATAGTGTACGCGATTGTGTTTACGCAATTATGAGCTATGACGATACAACCAAACTGGAGAACAACGCCTATCCAGGCTTACAGACATATCTGTCGATTGGAAATCAAATCTATCAGGCcataattttacacaaatcttgCAATCGTAACGAAGTGACAGAGGCAATGAATAACATTGCGGCATCATGTTTGGTCTCCATATATCCACATTGGAATGATGTGGAGTATCGCAATTCCGAGATTGAGAAG ATTAATCGCAATCTCCGTAGAGAATTATTCGCAGAACTACCATTCGACATGGTAGATTAA